In Anoplopoma fimbria isolate UVic2021 breed Golden Eagle Sablefish chromosome 12, Afim_UVic_2022, whole genome shotgun sequence, one DNA window encodes the following:
- the prim1 gene encoding DNA primase small subunit, which translates to MSSSNYDSACLPDLLPLYYRRLFPFSQYYRWLNYGGVQKNYFQNREFSFTLKDDIYVRYQSFTTQTELEKEMQKMNPYKIDIGAIYSHRPNQHNTVKSGTFQALEKELVFDIDMTDYDDVRSCCSAADICCKCWILMTIAIRVLDRALRDDFGFQHLLWVYSGRRGVHCWVCDEAARKLSVAARSAVAEYLSLVKGGDETVKKVVLTDPIHPFISESLALVERYFPRYALQEQDILGRKESVEKVLSLTPEDVRKELQQDFQNEKKPENRWKLVKDHAIRKQGTSKKGQYFEKEIMLQYCYPRLDVNVSKGVNHLLKSPFSVHPKTGRISVPMDLKELETFDPFAVPTISQICEELDRPRTGEEEEKSEDTKEKENEKDTAERRKIRDYKRTSLGKYVKYFDQFLDGMARSWKGELLKKSDLQKDF; encoded by the exons TGCAGAAGAACTACTTTCAGAATCGAGAGTTCTCCTTCACACTCAAAGATGACATCTATGTCCGCTACCAGTCGTTCACCACGCAGACCGAGCTGGAGAAGGAAATGCAGAAGATGAACCCTTACAAGATTGATATTGGAGCCATTTACAGTCACAGG CCCAATCAACACAACACCGTGAAGTCAGGAACCTTCCAGGCCCTGGAGAAGGAGCTGGTGTTTGATATCGATATGACAGACTATGATGATGTCAGAAGCTGCTGCAG TGCTGCAGACATTTGCTGCAAGTGCTGGATCCTGATGACCATCGCCATCCGCGTCCTAGATAGAGCTCTTCGAG atgactTTGGTTTCCAGCACCTGCTGTGGGTTTATTCTGGCAGAAGAGGAGTGCATTGCTGGGTGTGTGATGAAGCTGCCAGGAAGCTCTCTGTAGCAGCACGCTCTGCAGTTGCAGAATACCTGAGCCTGGTTAAG GGAGGTGACGAGACGGTGAAGAAAGTTGTGCTCACGGATCCAATTCATCCTTTTATCAG TGAGTCTTTGGCGTTGGTGGAGCGATACTTTCCCCGGTACGCACTACAGGAACAGGACATACTGGGCCGCAAGGAATCTGTGGAGAAAGTTTTGTCTCTCACACCTGAAG ATGTAAGAAAAGAATTGCAGCAGGACTTTCAAAACGAGAAGAAGCCAGAGAACCGTTGGAAACTGGTGAAGGATCATGCCATAAGGAAACAg GGCACTTCCAAAAAGGGCCAATACTTTGAGAAAGAAATCATGCTGCAGTATTGTTACCCGCGGCTCGATGTGAACGTCAGCAAAGGGGTGAACCATTTGCTGAAGAGCCCCTTCAGTGTCCATCCCAAAACAG GGCGCATTTCTGTTCCCATGGACCTCAAAGAATTAGAAACGTTTGATCCTTTCGCTGTGCCCACAATCAG tcagatCTGTGAGGAGCTAGATCGACCCAGAACAGGCGAAGAGGAAGAGAAGTCAGAGGACACCAAGGAAAAGGAAAACGAGAAGGACACAGCAGAGAGACGAAAGATCAGAG ATTACAAAAGAACAAGCCTGGGGAAGTACGTGAAATACTTTGATCAGTTTCTGGATGGGATGGCTCGCTCGTGGAAAGGAGAACTTCTCAAAAAGAGCG aTCTTCAGAAAGACTTCTGA